Proteins encoded by one window of bacterium:
- a CDS encoding beta-ketoacyl synthase N-terminal-like domain-containing protein, producing MSGTDRIVIEGIGVVGGFGCGITDLSLALTGAARPPGTLALSTGTGKVEIPAFLADASRLGEFLPVRTLRRIDRFSRLGLLGSHLALADAGLPEEERSGLGIIIASGYGATGITYAFLKSFINDGDICASPTYFANSVHNSAAAHISIHLGAVGPCLTVTHFHLPVPSALATARLWLAEGRVQRVLFGAVDELSELIGYVRYRMRDAAPDAPMTPLRTERETSIPGEGAAFLLLARESAARGGYCTLDASTTGSLPDSGVPLPDPGLLILGADGRRESGRRYAAAAHRSRVACYTPLYGSMPAGPAFDLAAAALILKEGHVFPSPDADSRDFPATVPAGGEPFGADRISCLTLADDDGYGLTTLGRYAR from the coding sequence ATGAGCGGAACGGACCGGATCGTCATCGAGGGGATCGGGGTGGTCGGCGGATTCGGCTGCGGCATCACCGATCTGTCTCTGGCGTTGACCGGAGCCGCCCGCCCCCCGGGGACCCTCGCATTGTCGACGGGGACCGGAAAGGTCGAAATCCCCGCCTTCCTGGCCGACGCATCCCGCCTGGGGGAGTTCCTCCCCGTCCGCACATTGCGGAGGATCGACCGGTTCTCGCGGCTCGGCCTCCTCGGCAGCCACCTTGCGCTGGCGGACGCGGGACTGCCCGAGGAGGAACGATCCGGGCTGGGCATCATCATCGCCAGCGGCTACGGGGCGACGGGAATCACCTACGCGTTCCTCAAGTCGTTCATCAACGACGGCGACATCTGCGCATCGCCGACCTATTTCGCCAACTCGGTGCACAACTCCGCGGCCGCCCACATCTCCATCCATCTGGGCGCCGTGGGGCCCTGCCTCACCGTCACCCACTTCCACCTGCCGGTCCCCTCCGCGCTCGCCACCGCCCGCCTCTGGCTCGCGGAAGGAAGGGTGCAACGGGTCCTGTTCGGAGCGGTCGACGAACTGTCCGAGCTGATCGGCTACGTCCGGTATCGAATGCGGGACGCGGCGCCGGACGCCCCCATGACCCCGTTGCGGACGGAGAGGGAGACGTCGATCCCCGGGGAAGGAGCCGCCTTCCTGCTCCTCGCCCGGGAGAGCGCGGCCCGGGGAGGGTATTGCACCCTGGACGCATCGACCACGGGAAGCCTGCCGGATTCCGGCGTTCCCCTCCCCGATCCGGGCCTGCTGATCCTGGGCGCGGACGGCCGTCGCGAATCGGGCCGGAGATACGCCGCGGCGGCGCACCGATCCCGCGTCGCATGCTACACCCCGCTATACGGTTCCATGCCGGCGGGACCGGCCTTCGACCTGGCGGCGGCCGCGCTCATCCTCAAGGAAGGGCACGTGTTCCCGTCCCCGGACGCCGACTCCCGCGACTTTCCCGCGACGGTCCCCGCCGGCGGCGAACCGTTCGGGGCCGACCGGATCTCCTGCCTGACGCTCGCGGACGACGACGGGTACGGGTTGACGACGCTCGGGCGGTATGCCCGATGA